In Myxococcales bacterium, a single window of DNA contains:
- a CDS encoding DUF1998 domain-containing protein, which produces MGAGGARRRGAVKPKPEGQFRLSQAVLTYGPGSMVDLVGHAVVVREIDKWQGEGAIIQEDRLRKAILGAFAGEEPRLSLNVSAPFRSPPVADERDPDRRQGVTAALFPRWFVCQNKKCRRLWQPLASEISFEGKVVHHCHSGTGKAVPVRFVSTCNRGHLGEFPWRHFAHMAGGDSECKVSELYLEEGATGDFSEITVQCRACGAEPQKLSGAMRKDSKIPCYGDSVWMGASAQTTCDEKKAVLIVRTASNSYFPMAMGALSIPAPDSALKDAVTPLAEVIRHFTPEIFMTLVAVDPRLAALRGYPAADVLAMRDKVLSAEAPVQAPLKPAEFATLMAARAYAAGEIAPDEDTFYAQTLPRAPDLPAGIDRVVLVSKLREVRALCGFTRVLPPVPSLDGGYEGGVTMARIGRHADWLPATEIYGEGVFFALSEVALQKWEESAPVKRRAAELERGFAAYLATLPEKAKKPEFYGARFYLLHSLAHLVMTQMALRSGYAASAVRERIYCSKAGDTDKIAGILLSTGSSGSEGTLGGLAQEAHRLGEHLRGARRAGELCSYDPVCAHHQPHDPSERYLEGAACHGCLFVAECSCEWFNRYLDRALVFPTIGHEDAAFFGGSA; this is translated from the coding sequence GTGGGCGCAGGTGGCGCGAGGCGGAGGGGCGCCGTCAAGCCCAAGCCCGAGGGGCAGTTTCGCCTGAGCCAGGCGGTGCTGACCTACGGGCCGGGGAGCATGGTCGACCTCGTGGGCCACGCGGTGGTCGTGCGCGAGATCGACAAGTGGCAAGGCGAGGGCGCGATCATCCAGGAGGACCGGCTGCGCAAGGCCATCCTTGGCGCCTTCGCGGGCGAGGAGCCGAGGCTCTCGCTGAACGTGTCGGCGCCGTTTCGGTCCCCCCCGGTGGCCGACGAGCGAGACCCCGATCGCCGCCAGGGCGTCACCGCGGCGCTGTTCCCGCGGTGGTTCGTCTGCCAGAACAAGAAGTGCCGGCGCCTCTGGCAGCCCCTCGCCTCGGAGATCTCGTTCGAGGGCAAGGTGGTCCACCACTGCCACAGCGGGACCGGAAAGGCCGTGCCGGTGCGCTTCGTCTCCACGTGCAACCGCGGCCATCTGGGCGAGTTCCCGTGGAGACACTTCGCGCACATGGCCGGCGGCGACTCCGAGTGCAAAGTCAGTGAGCTTTACCTGGAGGAGGGCGCCACGGGAGACTTCTCCGAGATCACCGTCCAGTGCCGGGCGTGTGGCGCCGAGCCACAGAAGCTGTCGGGCGCCATGCGCAAGGACTCGAAGATCCCCTGCTACGGCGACAGCGTATGGATGGGCGCCTCCGCCCAGACCACATGCGACGAGAAGAAGGCGGTGCTCATCGTGCGCACCGCCTCCAACTCGTATTTCCCCATGGCGATGGGCGCCCTCTCGATCCCCGCGCCGGACAGCGCGCTGAAAGACGCCGTGACGCCGCTCGCCGAGGTGATTCGGCACTTCACACCTGAAATATTCATGACGCTCGTGGCGGTCGATCCGAGGCTCGCCGCGCTCCGCGGCTATCCAGCGGCCGACGTGCTCGCCATGCGCGACAAGGTGCTCTCGGCCGAGGCCCCCGTCCAGGCGCCGCTGAAGCCCGCCGAGTTCGCCACTCTCATGGCCGCGCGCGCCTACGCCGCGGGGGAGATCGCGCCCGACGAGGACACCTTCTACGCGCAGACGCTGCCGCGCGCGCCGGATCTCCCCGCGGGCATCGACCGCGTGGTCCTCGTGTCGAAGCTCCGCGAGGTGCGGGCCCTCTGCGGCTTCACGCGCGTGCTGCCCCCGGTGCCGAGCCTCGACGGCGGGTACGAGGGCGGGGTGACCATGGCGCGCATCGGCCGCCACGCCGACTGGCTGCCGGCGACCGAGATCTACGGCGAGGGCGTGTTCTTCGCGCTCTCCGAGGTGGCCCTCCAGAAGTGGGAGGAGAGCGCGCCCGTGAAGCGACGCGCGGCCGAGCTCGAGCGCGGCTTCGCGGCCTATCTGGCCACGCTGCCCGAGAAGGCCAAGAAGCCCGAGTTCTATGGGGCGCGCTTCTACCTGCTCCACTCGCTCGCGCACCTCGTGATGACCCAGATGGCCCTCCGCTCGGGCTACGCGGCGAGCGCGGTCCGCGAGCGCATCTACTGCTCGAAGGCCGGCGACACGGACAAGATCGCAGGCATTCTCCTCTCGACCGGCTCGAGCGGGAGCGAGGGCACTCTGGGCGGCCTCGCGCAGGAAGCGCATCGCCTCGGCGAGCACCTCCGCGGTGCACGGCGCGCCGGAGAGCTCTGTTCGTACGATCCGGTGTGCGCGCACCACCAGCCCCACGATCCTTCGGAGCGCTACCTCGAGGGTGCCGCCTGCCACGGGTGCCTCTTCGTGGCCGAGTGCTCGTGTGAGTGGTTCAACCGCTACCTGGACCGCGCCCTGGTGTTCCCCACGATTGGCCACGAAGACGCGGCCTTCTTTGGGGGTTCGGCGTGA
- a CDS encoding phospholipase, with the protein MLTAVATSELERLRAAVALGRLRVPLSPMALEIAGFEALTGPLRPFYALPRETLLAMLDAMLGERGHHDASLSLVWSGPDEGASSARDTAAVLAELVAHATQSVLIAGYTFDQGSRVLSELGQAMRERHVRVAVYLDPDQSLKRSTRLDVPLADYVEEAIARFVGRNFAAGSPLPELHVDRRVYEAESYWENGAPKVSLHAKCLVVDDARALVTSANFTGRGEKRNVEAGVLVRDVGFAKSLAGQFRRLSSLGAMVRVR; encoded by the coding sequence ATGTTGACCGCGGTGGCGACCTCCGAGCTCGAGCGGCTCCGCGCGGCGGTGGCGCTGGGGCGGCTTCGTGTCCCGCTGTCCCCGATGGCGCTGGAGATCGCTGGCTTCGAGGCGCTGACGGGCCCTCTTCGCCCCTTCTACGCGTTGCCGCGTGAGACGCTCCTCGCGATGCTCGACGCGATGCTCGGCGAGCGTGGCCATCACGACGCGTCGCTCTCGCTCGTGTGGAGCGGTCCGGACGAGGGCGCCTCCTCGGCACGCGACACGGCCGCGGTGCTCGCCGAGCTCGTGGCGCACGCGACGCAGAGCGTGCTCATCGCGGGGTACACGTTCGACCAGGGGTCGCGCGTGCTCAGCGAGCTCGGCCAGGCGATGCGCGAGCGCCACGTGCGGGTGGCGGTGTACCTGGATCCCGACCAGAGCCTCAAGCGGTCGACGCGGCTCGACGTCCCGCTCGCGGACTACGTCGAGGAGGCGATCGCGAGGTTCGTGGGGCGGAACTTCGCCGCGGGCTCGCCCCTGCCCGAGCTCCACGTGGACCGGCGGGTGTACGAGGCCGAGTCGTATTGGGAGAACGGCGCGCCGAAGGTGAGCCTCCACGCGAAGTGCCTGGTCGTGGACGACGCGCGCGCGCTGGTGACCTCAGCGAACTTCACGGGTCGCGGCGAGAAGCGCAACGTGGAGGCCGGCGTGCTCGTGAGGGATGTGGGCTTCGCGAAGAGCCTCGCCGGGCAGTTCAGGAGGCTGTCGTCCCTGGGGGCGATGGTGCGGGTCCGGTGA
- a CDS encoding prepilin-type N-terminal cleavage/methylation domain-containing protein, whose amino-acid sequence MHAGFLARFLSRTRAPSRTCWARVPPNPHIFSHLGKGCSTVRPGLPRFPRRFDGAGIRRSGTQVARIGVVRPPRPPPSPFPTARARAARGFTLVELMVVVAIIAILASIAIPSMIGGNQDLKVYQTAQRVAELVQLGRTRAIATGSAHVVVISLDAAGGIGPLPGKFVVQGAERTIGVTPRVPINTCRVPGAFGVNVTNPTTPATVAAPFTSPVLDSFIFGNDRRLIDQNIQLVSITDPPAGAGITTEMWLCFTPTGRAYAASSAAGLTAAPPLLAPVLIDIARLEGGVRQGLTRSVVVTPGSAPRIFSRQL is encoded by the coding sequence ATGCATGCGGGGTTCCTTGCGCGCTTCCTTAGCCGAACCCGAGCGCCGAGCCGAACATGTTGGGCCCGCGTCCCGCCCAACCCACACATTTTTTCACACCTTGGAAAAGGTTGCTCGACGGTACGGCCTGGCTTGCCTCGATTTCCGCGACGTTTCGACGGTGCTGGAATTCGGCGCTCCGGTACGCAAGTTGCTAGGATCGGTGTGGTGCGTCCTCCCCGCCCCCCTCCCTCACCCTTCCCCACGGCGCGCGCTCGCGCCGCTCGAGGCTTCACGCTCGTGGAGCTGATGGTCGTCGTGGCCATCATCGCCATCCTCGCGTCGATCGCCATCCCGAGCATGATCGGGGGCAACCAAGACCTGAAGGTCTACCAGACCGCCCAGCGCGTGGCCGAGCTCGTGCAGCTCGGGCGCACGCGGGCCATCGCGACCGGCTCGGCCCACGTGGTGGTCATCTCGCTCGACGCCGCGGGCGGCATCGGGCCGCTGCCCGGCAAGTTCGTCGTCCAAGGCGCCGAGCGCACCATCGGTGTCACGCCGCGAGTGCCCATCAACACCTGCCGGGTGCCGGGCGCCTTCGGCGTGAACGTCACGAACCCCACGACCCCCGCGACGGTCGCGGCCCCGTTCACCAGCCCCGTGCTCGACTCGTTCATCTTCGGCAACGATCGCCGCCTCATCGACCAGAACATCCAGCTCGTGTCCATCACGGATCCCCCCGCCGGCGCGGGCATCACGACCGAAATGTGGCTGTGCTTCACGCCCACCGGCCGGGCCTACGCCGCGTCGTCGGCCGCCGGGCTCACGGCGGCGCCGCCGCTGCTCGCGCCGGTCCTCATCGACATCGCGCGGCTCGAGGGTGGTGTCCGCCAGGGGCTCACGCGGAGCGTCGTCGTCACGCCGGGCAGCGCCCCGCGCATCTTCTCGAGGCAGCTATGA
- a CDS encoding type II secretion system protein, whose translation MTPHAAHTLRLGRAARSPRASARGFTLVELLVSLVAGLVIGLAVVTLSKSVAQQFHEESRANAAQASARLSSLRLRADISRAGLMGTGNIVRDPKAAHLPGGNGAKGIPGLQQLSGVRVFTGGSLIPPSQANTLQLSVVLPSINAGCAAQTPALTPDSFAVWGNMTSGDEYFGTVDDTAPSACGGKRVVLNPTDPSLLRILRDPNGVAVPAAQAQAALSQVFAPIANQSFFARVTDNKGYYHFATTCAVPVLYNGVTATIELAGVNATLTSAQTNEKGGVGGSEEIAISPLHGVYWFIGRRVNVNLENAGSTDQSAQKYDLMRAWVNSGGVALVNEAEVVSEYAVDLKVGFTVDDPSQPDTSVNKSLTFPFSATAVAKAPWANRDLTSAVPIVPNRGSQGPHRIRSLRYRLTTRAAQTDRDDPFVVAGSDYMYRYRINNKYARVRVMTGEVALVNQARMSY comes from the coding sequence GTGACCCCCCACGCTGCCCACACCCTTCGCCTGGGCCGCGCGGCTCGCTCGCCGCGCGCGTCGGCCCGCGGCTTCACCCTCGTCGAGCTCCTCGTGTCGCTGGTGGCGGGCCTCGTCATCGGCCTCGCGGTCGTCACGCTCTCAAAGAGCGTGGCGCAGCAGTTCCACGAGGAGTCGCGCGCGAACGCCGCGCAGGCCAGCGCACGCCTCTCGTCGCTGCGCCTCCGCGCCGACATCTCCCGCGCGGGGCTCATGGGCACGGGCAACATCGTGCGCGACCCCAAGGCGGCGCACCTCCCGGGCGGCAACGGCGCCAAGGGCATCCCCGGGCTCCAGCAGCTGAGCGGCGTCCGCGTCTTCACGGGCGGCAGCCTCATCCCGCCTTCCCAGGCGAACACCCTCCAGCTCTCGGTGGTGCTGCCGTCGATCAACGCCGGGTGCGCCGCGCAGACCCCCGCGCTCACGCCCGACTCCTTCGCGGTGTGGGGCAACATGACGAGCGGTGACGAGTACTTCGGCACGGTCGACGACACCGCGCCGAGCGCGTGCGGCGGCAAGCGCGTCGTGCTGAACCCCACCGACCCGTCCCTGCTCCGCATTCTCCGCGATCCCAACGGCGTCGCCGTGCCCGCGGCGCAAGCGCAGGCCGCGCTCTCGCAGGTGTTCGCGCCGATCGCGAACCAGTCGTTCTTCGCCCGCGTGACCGACAACAAGGGCTACTACCACTTCGCCACGACGTGCGCGGTGCCGGTGCTCTACAACGGCGTCACCGCCACGATCGAGCTCGCGGGCGTCAACGCGACGCTCACCTCGGCGCAGACCAACGAGAAGGGCGGCGTCGGCGGCTCGGAGGAGATCGCCATCTCGCCCTTGCACGGCGTGTATTGGTTCATCGGGCGCCGCGTCAACGTCAACCTGGAGAACGCCGGCTCGACCGACCAGTCGGCCCAGAAGTACGACCTGATGCGCGCGTGGGTGAACTCGGGCGGCGTGGCCCTCGTGAACGAGGCCGAGGTGGTGAGCGAGTACGCGGTCGATCTCAAGGTGGGCTTCACCGTCGACGATCCCTCGCAGCCCGACACCTCCGTGAACAAGTCGTTGACCTTCCCGTTCTCCGCGACGGCGGTGGCGAAGGCGCCTTGGGCCAACCGCGACCTCACCTCCGCCGTGCCCATCGTGCCGAACCGCGGCTCGCAGGGTCCCCACCGCATTCGGTCGCTCCGCTACCGCCTCACCACCCGCGCCGCGCAGACCGATCGCGACGACCCGTTCGTCGTCGCCGGCAGCGACTACATGTACCGCTACCGCATCAACAACAAGTATGCGCGCGTCCGTGTCATGACGGGCGAGGTCGCCCTCGTGAACCAAGCAAGGATGTCCTACTGA
- a CDS encoding lipopolysaccharide biosynthesis protein, with amino-acid sequence MADDQATEARDPEPATATGASPAPGAGGDEARKAGRGGAFVLAAKVFFQLVGFAQQALLPKAIGLAGYGGFSRVFAPVSVVSNVIVFGFTQGVSRAVAGAGDKDREAFRAAYRVNLALGFAIALAFLALSPALAWFQHAPHITRSLMVMSGLLLAYSAYAPLIGYLNGKGQFGRQASLDMIAATLRTSGLVGLGYLFRKQWDDGVLGSAVGAVLAAGLILLLALSMTGTGAKPSAADADDPRIPRALPYFIGLAPVMLAQLFTSGLMQADITVLGHFLSAAAPADDAAPQKLADEWVGVYRACQLFAFLPYQLLFSVTQVLFPMLAKASKEGDQAAVSRLVARGSRLGVLVTGLFASVVVALPASLLGFVYGPDVSARGAATLRVLGLGQASFAIFGLATTVLVSLGRERRAMRLTALALGANLLFGWGLVGRASFGGPQLVAAATATTLSIVAALIYATHTVRREAGAFVPAGTAARVGGLLVALAAAGQLVPRLSKPVTVLACVGVVVTYLLVLVVSGELGPDDLAVVKGVVARRRK; translated from the coding sequence ATGGCGGACGACCAGGCCACCGAAGCGCGCGACCCCGAGCCGGCAACGGCGACGGGCGCGTCACCCGCGCCTGGGGCGGGCGGCGACGAGGCGCGCAAGGCCGGCCGAGGCGGCGCGTTCGTGCTCGCGGCGAAGGTGTTCTTCCAGCTCGTGGGGTTCGCCCAGCAAGCGCTGCTCCCGAAGGCCATCGGCCTCGCCGGCTACGGCGGCTTCTCGCGCGTGTTCGCCCCGGTGAGCGTCGTCAGCAACGTCATCGTCTTCGGGTTCACCCAAGGCGTGAGCCGCGCGGTGGCGGGCGCGGGCGACAAGGACCGCGAGGCCTTCCGGGCGGCCTACCGCGTGAACCTCGCGCTCGGCTTTGCGATCGCGCTCGCGTTCCTCGCCCTCTCGCCCGCGCTCGCGTGGTTCCAGCACGCGCCCCACATCACGCGGTCGCTGATGGTGATGTCGGGGCTCTTGCTCGCGTACAGCGCCTACGCGCCGCTCATCGGTTACCTCAACGGCAAGGGGCAGTTTGGCCGACAGGCGTCGCTCGACATGATCGCGGCGACCCTGCGCACCTCCGGCCTCGTCGGGCTCGGCTACCTGTTCCGCAAGCAGTGGGACGACGGCGTGCTCGGCAGCGCCGTCGGCGCGGTCCTCGCGGCGGGGCTCATCCTCCTGCTCGCCCTGTCGATGACGGGCACCGGCGCGAAGCCGAGCGCGGCGGACGCCGACGATCCGCGCATTCCACGCGCGCTCCCCTACTTCATAGGCCTCGCCCCCGTCATGCTGGCGCAGCTCTTCACGAGCGGGCTCATGCAGGCCGACATCACGGTGCTCGGCCACTTCCTCTCGGCCGCGGCCCCTGCCGACGACGCGGCGCCACAGAAGCTCGCCGACGAGTGGGTGGGCGTGTACCGCGCGTGCCAGCTCTTCGCCTTCCTTCCGTACCAGCTGCTGTTCAGCGTCACGCAGGTGCTCTTCCCCATGCTGGCGAAGGCCTCGAAGGAAGGCGACCAGGCAGCCGTCTCGCGGCTCGTGGCGCGCGGCTCACGACTCGGCGTGCTGGTCACGGGGCTGTTCGCCTCCGTGGTGGTCGCCCTGCCCGCTTCGCTCCTCGGGTTCGTGTACGGCCCCGACGTCTCCGCGCGCGGCGCGGCGACCCTGCGTGTCCTCGGGCTCGGCCAGGCGTCGTTCGCTATCTTTGGGCTCGCGACCACCGTGCTCGTGAGCCTCGGGCGAGAGCGCCGAGCGATGCGCCTCACCGCGCTCGCCCTCGGCGCCAACCTGCTCTTCGGTTGGGGGCTCGTCGGCAGAGCCAGCTTCGGCGGCCCACAGCTCGTCGCCGCCGCGACCGCGACCACGCTTTCCATTGTCGCTGCGCTCATTTACGCCACGCACACGGTGCGACGAGAGGCGGGCGCGTTCGTCCCCGCGGGCACGGCCGCGCGCGTGGGCGGCCTGCTCGTCGCCCTGGCCGCGGCGGGGCAGCTCGTGCCGCGCCTCTCGAAGCCGGTGACCGTGCTCGCGTGCGTGGGCGTGGTCGTGACCTACCTGCTCGTGCTCGTGGTCAGCGGCGAGCTCGGCCCGGACGATCTCGCCGTCGTCAAAGGTGTCGTGGCGCGGCGCCGCAAGTAG
- a CDS encoding Crp/Fnr family transcriptional regulator — translation MSEALPFESLPLFAGMTPAHRAPLARVLTVRELTPGEALLTEGTPTEHLYVLARGRARVARRDTHAEEVHEVAEVGVGAVLGEMSIFDGLPTTASVLALEPCTVWQIPFTALRPGGALVAPSAPHAAELSEAYEDLVCSMARVMAARLREQSTADLLRARERAAMGLFVVDVLVLLAGYAVLLASLPSVKGSLPGSTSYLSLPLIGLFAYGGVRFIRRTGLPIASFGLGLKHSLGSFGLAVLATPPLLAGITAVKLVALRVNEAWRGMPLFEHTDVVARFQEPAIQRLVLIYAVSSFVQELIVRCALQSGLMLFLRGKGATARAVVVAALLFAVTHLHMSFFFAVFAFVPGLVWGLLYAKRPHVLGVTISHVVTGSYVFFVLGTNLP, via the coding sequence GTGAGCGAGGCGCTCCCGTTCGAGTCGCTCCCGCTCTTCGCGGGGATGACGCCCGCGCATCGGGCGCCGCTGGCCCGGGTCCTCACCGTGAGGGAGCTCACGCCGGGCGAGGCGCTGCTCACCGAGGGGACGCCCACCGAGCACCTCTACGTGCTCGCGCGGGGCCGAGCGCGTGTGGCGCGCCGCGACACCCACGCCGAGGAGGTGCACGAGGTCGCCGAGGTCGGGGTCGGCGCGGTGCTCGGCGAGATGAGCATCTTCGACGGCCTCCCCACCACCGCGTCGGTCCTCGCGCTCGAGCCCTGCACGGTGTGGCAGATCCCGTTCACCGCGCTGCGGCCCGGCGGCGCGCTCGTCGCCCCCTCCGCGCCCCACGCGGCCGAGCTCTCCGAGGCCTACGAAGACCTCGTGTGCTCCATGGCCCGGGTGATGGCCGCGCGCCTCCGCGAGCAGTCGACCGCGGACCTGCTCCGGGCGCGCGAGCGCGCCGCGATGGGCCTCTTCGTCGTCGATGTGCTGGTGCTCCTCGCGGGCTACGCTGTGCTCCTCGCGAGCCTGCCGAGCGTGAAAGGGAGCCTGCCGGGATCGACGTCGTACTTGAGCCTTCCGCTCATTGGCCTGTTCGCGTACGGCGGCGTCCGCTTCATCCGGCGCACCGGGCTCCCGATCGCCTCGTTCGGGCTCGGGCTCAAGCACTCGCTCGGCTCCTTCGGGCTCGCCGTGCTCGCCACCCCGCCGCTGCTCGCCGGCATCACCGCGGTGAAGCTCGTCGCGCTCCGCGTGAACGAAGCGTGGCGCGGTATGCCGCTCTTCGAGCACACCGACGTCGTCGCGCGCTTCCAGGAGCCCGCGATCCAGCGGCTCGTGCTCATTTACGCTGTGTCGAGCTTCGTGCAGGAGCTCATCGTGCGCTGCGCGCTCCAGAGCGGCCTCATGCTCTTTCTCCGCGGCAAGGGCGCCACGGCGCGCGCCGTGGTCGTCGCCGCGCTCCTCTTCGCGGTCACGCACCTCCATATGTCGTTCTTCTTCGCCGTGTTCGCGTTCGTCCCTGGCCTCGTGTGGGGGCTCTTGTACGCGAAGCGACCCCACGTGCTCGGCGTGACAATTTCTCACGTAGTGACGGGTTCTTACGTCTTCTTCGTGCTGGGCACGAACCTGCCCTGA
- a CDS encoding GMC family oxidoreductase: MTQPPFDVDFLIVGSGFGGSVSALRLAEKGYSVRVLERGARFAPLDFPKTNWDIRRSLWLPAAKCFGILRLSFFSDVFVLSGAGVGGGSLVYANTLYVPPDAFFSAPQWAGIHDWKAALMPHYRAAQYMLGVTQNRFEGEPDVLLKDIAKKMGREASYIRTPVAVYFGEPGAGGGRGEPRDPYFNGLGPDRSPCTLCGGCMVGCRHGAKNTLDKNYLYFAEKRGAVIEPMRTVTDVRALPGGGYEVTHEESGAWFAKDRRVVRARNVVLSAGVLGTVKLLLECRERGGLPNVSACLGERVRTNSEAILGVTSSSDKVNYSKGIAITSSFHPDHDTHVEVVRYSEGSDALAPLATLLTDGGPGLPRPLRYLKNVLTQPVTFLRSLWPFGKAKRGIFLLVMQTLDNSISLRMKRKWTRLFTRAFDTDRGKGAPNPTYIPLGNEVARAFAGRMEGGIAYSSIPEVLFDVPTTAHVLGGAPIGESPETGVIDARNEVFGHPGLYVCDGSMIPANLGVNPSLTITALAEHAMAHVPVKEGQELRPAIPEEWTRARVRELEERALALGSASLQEREGEGPAE; the protein is encoded by the coding sequence ATGACCCAACCGCCCTTCGACGTCGACTTCCTCATCGTGGGCTCCGGCTTCGGGGGCAGCGTGTCCGCGCTGCGCCTCGCCGAGAAGGGCTACTCGGTGCGGGTGCTGGAGCGCGGCGCCCGCTTCGCGCCGCTGGATTTCCCGAAGACCAACTGGGACATCCGTCGCTCGCTGTGGCTGCCCGCGGCGAAGTGCTTCGGCATCCTGCGGCTCTCGTTCTTCTCCGACGTGTTCGTGCTGTCGGGCGCGGGCGTCGGCGGTGGCTCGCTCGTGTACGCCAACACGCTCTACGTGCCCCCCGACGCGTTCTTCTCGGCGCCGCAGTGGGCGGGCATCCATGACTGGAAGGCGGCGCTCATGCCGCACTACCGCGCGGCCCAGTACATGCTCGGCGTCACCCAGAACCGGTTCGAGGGCGAGCCCGACGTGCTGCTCAAGGACATCGCGAAGAAGATGGGCCGCGAGGCGTCGTACATCCGCACGCCCGTCGCGGTGTACTTCGGGGAGCCGGGCGCCGGCGGCGGGCGCGGCGAGCCAAGAGACCCCTACTTCAACGGGCTCGGCCCCGACCGCTCGCCGTGCACGCTGTGCGGCGGGTGCATGGTGGGATGCCGCCACGGCGCGAAGAACACCCTCGACAAAAATTACCTGTACTTTGCAGAGAAGCGCGGCGCGGTCATCGAGCCGATGCGCACCGTCACCGACGTCCGCGCGCTGCCCGGCGGTGGCTACGAGGTCACGCACGAGGAGAGCGGCGCCTGGTTCGCGAAGGATCGCCGAGTCGTGCGCGCGCGCAACGTAGTGCTCTCCGCCGGCGTGCTCGGCACGGTGAAGCTGCTGCTCGAGTGCCGAGAGCGAGGCGGGCTGCCCAACGTGTCGGCCTGCCTCGGCGAGCGGGTCCGGACGAACAGCGAGGCCATCCTCGGGGTGACCTCATCGAGCGACAAGGTGAACTATTCCAAGGGTATAGCCATTACCTCGTCGTTCCATCCCGACCACGACACCCACGTCGAGGTGGTGCGCTACAGCGAGGGCAGCGACGCCCTCGCGCCCCTCGCCACCCTCCTCACCGACGGCGGCCCCGGGCTCCCCCGCCCGCTCCGCTACTTGAAGAACGTGCTCACCCAGCCGGTCACGTTCCTGCGGTCGCTCTGGCCGTTCGGGAAGGCCAAGCGGGGCATCTTCCTCCTCGTCATGCAGACCCTCGACAACTCGATCTCGCTGCGGATGAAGCGCAAGTGGACGCGGCTCTTCACGCGGGCGTTCGACACCGACCGCGGCAAGGGCGCGCCGAACCCGACCTACATCCCGCTCGGCAACGAGGTGGCGCGCGCGTTCGCGGGCCGCATGGAGGGTGGCATCGCGTACTCGTCCATCCCCGAGGTGCTCTTCGACGTGCCGACCACCGCGCACGTGCTCGGCGGCGCGCCCATCGGCGAGTCGCCCGAGACCGGCGTCATCGACGCGCGCAACGAGGTCTTCGGTCACCCGGGGCTCTACGTGTGCGACGGATCCATGATCCCCGCGAACCTGGGCGTGAACCCGAGCCTCACCATCACGGCGCTGGCCGAGCACGCGATGGCGCACGTCCCCGTGAAGGAGGGCCAGGAGCTCCGCCCCGCGATCCCCGAGGAGTGGACCCGCGCGCGCGTGCGCGAGCTCGAGGAGCGCGCGCTCGCCCTCGGCTCCGCGAGCCTTCAGGAGCGCGAGGGCGAGGGACCCGCGGAGTGA
- a CDS encoding cation diffusion facilitator family transporter, producing the protein MRDSEPPKEDHSTAHIVQSLGINLLIAAVKAVAAVLTKSGAMLAEALHSFSDCGNQVLLLVGVRQSRKPPDASHPLGYGRAVYFWSFMVAMLLFTGGGMFSIYEGVHKIREPEPVEKVWIGLLILGISLVLEGGATLSNIRELNKRRGEKPFIQYLRDTKDADLVVVFGENSAAVLGLAFAIVALSLAALTHDGRWDGAGSVAIGVVLVGVAVFLAVEVSSLLLGEAADPEIEAAARAAASDFVELNRVLNCVTLQQGPGEVFVSIKLSFKSDLGIDDVCRVINRFEEKLRAACPEARWIFVEPDIDRDAEAAPDTAAPTAE; encoded by the coding sequence ATGCGCGACAGCGAGCCCCCGAAGGAAGACCACTCCACCGCACACATCGTCCAGTCGCTCGGCATCAACCTGCTCATCGCCGCGGTGAAGGCGGTCGCGGCGGTGCTCACGAAGTCTGGCGCGATGCTGGCCGAGGCGCTCCACTCGTTCTCCGACTGCGGCAACCAGGTGCTCCTGCTCGTGGGCGTGCGCCAGTCGAGGAAGCCACCTGACGCGAGCCACCCGCTCGGGTACGGGCGCGCCGTCTACTTCTGGTCGTTCATGGTGGCGATGCTGCTCTTCACGGGCGGCGGGATGTTCTCGATCTACGAGGGCGTGCACAAGATCCGCGAGCCGGAGCCGGTCGAGAAGGTGTGGATCGGCCTCTTGATACTCGGCATCTCGCTCGTGCTCGAGGGCGGCGCCACGCTGTCCAACATCCGCGAGCTGAACAAGCGGCGCGGGGAGAAGCCGTTCATCCAGTATCTCCGCGACACCAAAGACGCTGACCTCGTGGTCGTCTTCGGGGAGAACTCCGCGGCGGTGCTCGGCCTCGCGTTCGCGATCGTGGCGCTGTCGCTCGCCGCCCTCACCCACGACGGCCGGTGGGACGGCGCGGGCAGCGTCGCCATCGGCGTGGTGCTCGTGGGCGTCGCCGTGTTCCTCGCCGTGGAGGTGAGCTCGCTCTTGCTGGGCGAGGCCGCCGATCCGGAGATCGAGGCGGCCGCGCGCGCGGCGGCGAGCGACTTCGTCGAGCTCAACCGGGTGCTCAACTGCGTCACTCTGCAGCAAGGACCCGGCGAGGTGTTCGTGTCGATCAAGCTCTCGTTCAAGAGCGACCTCGGCATCGACGACGTGTGCCGCGTCATCAACCGCTTCGAGGAGAAGCTCCGCGCCGCGTGCCCCGAAGCCCGGTGGATCTTCGTCGAGCCCGACATCGACCGGGACGCCGAGGCGGCGCCCGATACCGCGGCGCCCACCGCCGAGTGA